TAGATAATTTCGTTCAATAAAACAACGCCAAATTTAGGGACTATATGTCGAGTTAGCAAGAATCAGAAAAATGAACAATTTGTGAAAATCTTGCTTTTGATTCTGACTTTTATTAAATTGCAGCCTTTAAAAACTCAGAAAAATATTGAGGATTTTGGATGTCAGAAATTAAAAAAATTGCGATTATCCCAGGGGACGGAATCGGCATCGATGTGACACATGAAGCGATGAAAGTGCTGGAAGTTATTCAGAATACATACAATTTGCCACTCGATGTGAAGCACTTTGATTACGGCGCTGACAGATACTTAAAAGACGGCACTACTATGCCCGAAGACCAGGTCGAGGATTTTCGTAACAATTATGACGCAGTTTTTATTGGAGCGTTAGGCGACCCTCGGATACCGGATATGGCGCATGCACGCGATATTCTTCTTGGCCTGCGATTTAAGCTCGATCTATTTGTAAATTACCGCCCGGTTAAACTCACTGACGCCAGGCTTTGTCCCCTGAAAGACAAAACTGAAGAAGATATTGATTTTGTGGTTTTCCGGGAAAATACCGAGGGACTTTATGTCGGCATGGGCGGCATTTTCAAAAAAGGCACCCCGGACGAAATCGCCATCCAGGAAGATGTCAACACCCGGAAAGGTGTGGAGCGTATCATTCGCTACGCCTTTGAATTCGCCAAGCAAAAAGGGCGGCCAAAAGTGACTATGTCGGACAAGAGTAATGCCCTGCGCTTTGGGCATGACATTTGGCAGCGCACATTTGAGGAAGTCGGAGAAGAATATCCCGAAATAGAGAAAGAACATTTTTACGTAGATGCTTTGACCATGCAAATGATTAAACGGCCTGAGCAGTTCGAGGTCATTGTGACCTGCAATATGTTCGGCGATATTGTCACGGATTTGGGCGCACAATTACAAGGTGGCCTCGGTCTGGCCGCGTCCGGGAATATCAATCCTGACGGGACCTCAATGTTTGAACCTGTTCATGGCTCCGCCCCAAAGTACGCAGGGAAAAATATCGCCAATCCATTAGCAGCAATTCTGACACTTGGGCTGATGCTGGATTACTTAGGGTATTCTGCACAAAATAGTGTGGTGGAAAAAGCTGTGGAAGAAGCGATTCACTCAGGAAACGTAACAAAAGATTTGGGGGGAAATTTAGGAACCATAGAAACCGGGGATTTTATATGCGAAAAGATAAAGTCAGGTTTGTAGACTAATTATTATCATTCAACCTGACATTTAAATAGCAAACCTAAAATATTTTGTAAGACAGATCAGTATCCTCTGAGCTTTTCAATATTCCTTCTCTCTTTCTTTGTGGGCCTGCCTTTATATTTTCGTTTGCCTTCTTTATCCCAATCCTGAAGCAATTCGTACAGCTCCTTGGATTCTTCGGGAATTTCGGGAATGTTTTCATGATACACCAGCTTTGCATCTTTGTTGGAAATGTTTTTGTGCACGATTTCCAGAACGTCAAATGTATGGTATTTGCTTTTCCGTTTGATGGTAATTTTATCACCAACCTTAATCATTCGAGCCGGCTTAGATTTCTGAGCATTGACTTTAACTTTTCCATCATCGCAAGCGCGCGTCGCCAAAGCACGGGTTTTAAAAAGCCGGCTGATCTTAAGCCATTTATCCAAACGAATGGGCTTGCTCTCTCTGGGATCCTGGGTTGGCATAGAATAAATTACCCGTTCCAAGAGAAAGAATCAAGAACTAATTGTTAGATTTAACGAAAGGCAGGAAAGGGTTGATGAAGCAGCTCTTTGCAACTACTGCCTGATTCTGGCATAAAGCGTCTTCGGCGTAATGCCCAGCATTCTGGCAGCTCTCGACTTATTGCCCATAGTTAGCCTTAAGGCTTTCTTAATGTGCTCATCCACCATGTCATCCAGAGTCGGATATTTAGAATTGGCAATATCCGAAAAGTCCAATTGGTGCAAATGCTTCTGCCG
This genomic window from candidate division KSB1 bacterium contains:
- a CDS encoding 3-isopropylmalate dehydrogenase; this translates as MKKIAIIPGDGIGIDVTHEAMKVLEVIQNTYNLPLDVKHFDYGADRYLKDGTTMPEDQVEDFRNNYDAVFIGALGDPRIPDMAHARDILLGLRFKLDLFVNYRPVKLTDARLCPLKDKTEEDIDFVVFRENTEGLYVGMGGIFKKGTPDEIAIQEDVNTRKGVERIIRYAFEFAKQKGRPKVTMSDKSNALRFGHDIWQRTFEEVGEEYPEIEKEHFYVDALTMQMIKRPEQFEVIVTCNMFGDIVTDLGAQLQGGLGLAASGNINPDGTSMFEPVHGSAPKYAGKNIANPLAAILTLGLMLDYLGYSAQNSVVEKAVEEAIHSGNVTKDLGGNLGTIETGDFICEKIKSGL